A window from Aeromonas rivipollensis encodes these proteins:
- the radC gene encoding RadC family protein has protein sequence MSIKEWPEDERPREKLLRRGAGVLSDAELLAIFLRTGVSGLSAVDLSRQLLRQFGSLRALLGAEQQAFCGAHGLGPAKYAQLQAVLEMGRRHLAEQLQRGEALTSPQLTREYLQAQLRDRPREVFALLLLDNQHRVIQFVKLFYGTLDSASVWPREIVQIALKHNAAAVILAHNHPSGVAEPSRADRQITDRILAALALVDIRVLDHLVIGDGITVSFAERGWL, from the coding sequence ATGAGCATCAAGGAGTGGCCGGAAGATGAGCGCCCCCGGGAGAAGCTGTTGCGCCGTGGGGCGGGGGTGCTGTCCGATGCGGAATTGCTGGCGATCTTCCTGCGCACCGGGGTCAGCGGACTGAGCGCGGTGGATCTTTCCCGCCAGCTGTTGCGGCAGTTCGGATCCTTGCGGGCGCTGCTTGGGGCCGAGCAGCAGGCTTTTTGCGGCGCTCACGGGCTGGGGCCGGCCAAATATGCCCAGTTGCAGGCGGTGCTGGAGATGGGCAGACGGCATCTTGCCGAGCAGTTGCAACGGGGGGAGGCCCTCACGTCTCCCCAGCTGACCCGGGAGTATCTGCAGGCTCAACTGCGGGACAGGCCGCGGGAAGTGTTTGCGCTGTTATTGCTCGATAACCAGCACAGAGTGATTCAATTTGTTAAACTTTTCTACGGCACCCTGGATTCGGCAAGCGTCTGGCCCAGGGAAATCGTGCAGATCGCGCTCAAACATAATGCAGCCGCCGTGATTCTGGCGCATAATCACCCGTCCGGCGTAGCCGAGCCCAGTCGGGCCGACCGCCAGATCACGGATCGGATCCTGGCCGCCCTGGCCTTGGTCGATATCAGAGTGCTGGATCACTTGGTGATCGGTGACGGCATCACGGTTTCTTTCGCAGAGCGTGGTTGGTTATGA
- a CDS encoding bifunctional acetate--CoA ligase family protein/GNAT family N-acetyltransferase yields the protein MKPSGLDRLFKPQSIAVIGASSDPQKAGYVVIRHLLAGQFKGPILPVSPHCRAVAGVLAYPDIESLPLSPDLAIVCTRRERVLPLIEELGKKGTGAAIILAAQFSGDERQRLRQLCQQYGIRLLGPNSMGMLLPRQGINASFSPIAATPGQVAFLSQSAAVSTTILDWAKQREIGFSAFISLGDHCDIDFGQLLDQLSRDGATRAILIYMDKLHDARHFLSAARAASRNKPILVLKSGRHDPANGLDNVYDAAIRRAGMLRVRDTHELFATVETLSHSLTLKGERLAILSNGRGLANMAVDVLLARGGKMAMPPLDIGSDADVEAYITALDELLQGDGADAILLIHAPSLTARGATLASSLIDFLKQHPRARRFNILTNWAGEYSAQEGRRLFNEAGIPTYRTPESAVTAFMHMVEYRRNQKQLMETPASLQGDRLDVERCQQLFRQALDRKQRVLDTHLAQPIMQAAGLTTLPTWIVSDAIEAALTAEQIGYPVAVKLRSPDIAHKSEVHGVMLNLRTSAEVAQAADAILDRVRQHDPGARIEGLLVQRMARRSGGLELRIRLQQDPVFGPVILLGESGAEPHEMVAALPPLNQALARYQIIGALKNGKIREQASPIRLDIDALGQVLCQLSELLLAFPEIQELDLHPLQACGEEMVILDARLVLMEEGRQMLPLAIRPYPTELEEGAWLKDQSHVLLRPIRPEDEPAHKQFVLKVSDEDRYKRFFADVGELGHEELARMTQIDYDREMAFVAVGQDGAFSQQILGVVRAISNPDQSDAEFAILVRSDMKGLGLGKLMMEKIVRYARDRGIGQLSGMTMPSNRGMINLAKRLGFQIDIQLEDGVVNMVLPCADQGR from the coding sequence ATGAAACCGAGCGGCCTGGATCGGCTCTTCAAACCCCAATCGATTGCCGTCATCGGTGCCTCCAGTGACCCCCAGAAGGCCGGGTATGTAGTCATCCGGCATCTGCTCGCGGGCCAGTTCAAGGGCCCCATACTGCCGGTCAGCCCCCACTGCCGGGCCGTCGCCGGGGTGCTCGCCTATCCCGATATCGAGAGCCTCCCCCTCTCCCCGGATCTTGCCATCGTCTGCACCCGGCGCGAGCGGGTGCTGCCGCTCATCGAGGAGCTCGGCAAGAAGGGTACAGGGGCGGCCATCATATTGGCCGCCCAGTTCTCCGGCGACGAGCGCCAGCGGCTCAGGCAGCTCTGCCAGCAATACGGCATCCGCCTGCTCGGCCCCAACAGCATGGGCATGCTGTTGCCCAGACAGGGCATCAACGCCAGCTTCTCCCCCATAGCCGCCACCCCGGGTCAGGTGGCCTTTTTGTCCCAGTCGGCGGCGGTCAGCACCACCATTCTCGATTGGGCCAAGCAGCGGGAGATTGGCTTTTCGGCCTTCATTTCGCTTGGGGATCACTGCGACATCGACTTCGGCCAGCTGCTGGATCAGCTCTCCCGCGACGGGGCAACCCGCGCCATCCTGATCTACATGGACAAGCTGCACGATGCCCGCCACTTTCTCTCCGCCGCCCGTGCCGCCTCCCGCAACAAGCCCATTCTGGTGCTCAAGAGCGGCCGCCACGATCCGGCCAACGGCCTCGACAACGTCTATGACGCCGCCATCCGCCGGGCCGGCATGCTGCGGGTCCGGGACACCCATGAGCTGTTTGCCACCGTCGAAACCCTGAGCCACTCCTTGACCCTCAAGGGGGAGCGACTCGCCATCCTCTCCAACGGGCGCGGTCTGGCCAACATGGCCGTTGACGTGCTGCTGGCGCGCGGTGGCAAGATGGCCATGCCCCCTCTGGACATAGGCAGCGATGCCGATGTGGAGGCCTACATAACCGCGCTGGACGAGCTGCTGCAAGGGGACGGGGCCGATGCCATTCTGCTGATCCACGCCCCCTCCCTCACCGCCCGCGGGGCAACTCTGGCCAGCAGCCTGATCGATTTCCTCAAGCAGCACCCCAGGGCAAGGCGTTTCAACATACTGACCAACTGGGCGGGTGAATACTCGGCTCAAGAGGGTCGCCGCCTGTTCAATGAGGCGGGGATCCCGACTTACCGTACACCGGAGAGTGCCGTCACCGCTTTCATGCACATGGTGGAATATCGCCGCAACCAGAAGCAGTTGATGGAGACCCCGGCCTCCCTCCAAGGGGACAGGCTCGACGTCGAGCGCTGCCAGCAGTTGTTCCGCCAGGCACTGGATCGCAAGCAGCGGGTACTGGACACCCACCTGGCACAACCCATAATGCAGGCGGCCGGTCTCACCACCCTGCCGACCTGGATCGTTTCCGATGCCATCGAAGCGGCGCTGACCGCAGAACAGATAGGCTACCCGGTAGCGGTGAAGCTGCGCTCACCGGACATAGCCCACAAGTCCGAAGTGCACGGTGTCATGCTGAATCTGCGTACCTCAGCGGAAGTGGCCCAGGCGGCGGATGCCATCCTGGACCGGGTTCGTCAGCACGACCCTGGGGCCCGAATAGAAGGCCTGCTGGTGCAGCGCATGGCGCGCCGCAGCGGGGGTCTGGAGCTGCGGATCCGCTTGCAGCAGGATCCCGTGTTCGGCCCCGTCATCCTGCTCGGGGAGTCCGGCGCAGAACCCCACGAGATGGTCGCGGCCCTGCCGCCGCTCAACCAGGCGCTCGCTCGCTACCAGATCATCGGAGCCCTCAAGAACGGCAAGATCCGCGAACAGGCCAGTCCGATACGACTCGACATCGATGCCCTCGGCCAGGTCTTGTGCCAGCTGTCCGAACTGCTGCTGGCCTTCCCCGAAATCCAGGAGCTGGACCTGCATCCACTGCAGGCGTGTGGCGAAGAGATGGTGATCCTGGATGCCAGGTTGGTACTGATGGAAGAGGGTCGGCAGATGCTGCCACTGGCCATTCGCCCCTATCCTACCGAGCTGGAGGAGGGCGCCTGGCTCAAGGATCAGAGCCATGTCCTGCTGCGCCCTATCCGGCCGGAGGACGAACCGGCCCACAAGCAGTTCGTGCTCAAGGTCTCCGATGAGGACAGATACAAACGCTTCTTCGCCGACGTGGGGGAGCTGGGGCACGAGGAACTGGCCCGCATGACCCAGATAGATTACGACCGGGAGATGGCCTTCGTCGCGGTCGGACAGGACGGCGCCTTCAGCCAGCAGATCCTGGGGGTGGTGCGCGCCATCTCCAATCCGGACCAGTCTGACGCGGAATTTGCCATCCTGGTGCGATCGGATATGAAAGGGCTGGGGCTCGGCAAGCTGATGATGGAGAAGATAGTGCGCTACGCCAGAGATCGCGGCATCGGCCAGCTGTCGGGCATGACCATGCCCAGCAATCGCGGCATGATCAACCTGGCCAAGCGGCTGGGTTTCCAGATCGATATCCAGCTGGAAGACGGCGTAGTCAATATGGTGCTGCCCTGTGCAGATCAGGGCCGATAA
- the rpmB gene encoding 50S ribosomal protein L28 — protein sequence MSRVCQVTGKRPAVGNNRSHANNATKRRFLPNLHTHRFWVESEKRFVSLRVSAKGMRIIDKRGVEVVLAELRASGVKV from the coding sequence ATGTCTAGAGTATGCCAAGTAACCGGCAAGCGCCCGGCAGTTGGTAACAACCGTTCGCACGCTAACAACGCTACCAAGCGTCGTTTCCTGCCGAACCTGCACACTCACCGTTTTTGGGTTGAGAGTGAAAAACGCTTCGTAAGCCTGCGCGTATCCGCAAAAGGCATGCGTATCATCGACAAGCGCGGCGTTGAAGTGGTTCTGGCTGAACTGCGTGCCAGCGGCGTTAAGGTATAA
- the ilvC gene encoding ketol-acid reductoisomerase, which produces MANYFNTLNLRQQLAQLGKCRFMQREEFADGCAALKGKKVVIVGCGAQGLNQGLNMRDSGLDISYALRKAAITEKRASWQKATDNGFVVGTYEDLIPTADLVLNLTPDKQHSDVVKTVMPLMKQGAALGYSHGFNVVEEGQQIRADITVVMVAPKCPGTEVREEYKRGFGVPTLIAVHPENDPQGEGMAIAKAWASATGGDRAGVLESSFVAEVKSDLMGEQTILCGMLQAGSLLCYDKLVAEGTDPAYAGKLIQFGWETITEALKQGGISLMMDRLSNPAKLRAFELSEQLRTLMRPLFEKHMDDIIAGEFSRGMMADWAEDDAKLFGWREETGKSAFENAPAYAGKIAEQEYFDNGVVMVAMVKAGVELAFETMVASGIYEESAYYESLHELPLIANTVARKRLYEMNVVISDTAEYGNYLFANAAVPLLREHFMPTLQAGDLGSARAESKAVDNLALLAANEATRNHPIEKIGQTLRGYMKDMKRIAVGG; this is translated from the coding sequence ATGGCTAACTATTTCAACACCTTGAACCTGCGTCAGCAGTTGGCCCAGCTGGGCAAGTGTCGTTTCATGCAGCGCGAAGAGTTCGCTGACGGTTGTGCGGCGCTCAAGGGCAAGAAGGTGGTGATTGTGGGCTGTGGCGCCCAGGGTCTGAACCAGGGCCTGAACATGCGCGACTCCGGGCTGGACATCTCCTATGCCCTGCGCAAGGCCGCCATCACCGAGAAGCGTGCCTCCTGGCAGAAAGCCACCGACAACGGCTTCGTCGTCGGTACCTACGAAGATCTGATCCCGACCGCCGACCTGGTACTGAACCTGACTCCGGACAAGCAGCACTCCGACGTGGTGAAGACTGTCATGCCGCTGATGAAGCAGGGTGCTGCTCTGGGTTACTCCCACGGTTTCAACGTGGTGGAAGAGGGTCAGCAGATCCGCGCCGACATCACAGTCGTCATGGTGGCGCCCAAGTGCCCGGGTACCGAGGTGCGTGAAGAGTACAAGCGCGGTTTCGGTGTGCCGACCCTGATCGCCGTCCACCCGGAGAATGATCCCCAGGGCGAAGGCATGGCCATCGCCAAGGCCTGGGCCTCAGCCACCGGCGGCGACCGTGCCGGCGTACTGGAATCCTCCTTCGTGGCGGAAGTGAAATCCGACCTGATGGGCGAACAGACCATTCTGTGCGGCATGCTGCAGGCCGGTTCCCTGCTCTGCTACGACAAGCTGGTTGCCGAAGGGACCGACCCGGCCTACGCCGGCAAGCTGATCCAGTTCGGCTGGGAGACCATCACCGAAGCCCTGAAGCAGGGTGGCATCAGCCTGATGATGGACCGTCTGTCCAACCCGGCCAAGCTGCGCGCCTTCGAGCTGTCCGAGCAACTGCGCACCCTGATGCGTCCGCTGTTCGAGAAGCACATGGATGACATCATTGCCGGCGAATTCTCCCGCGGCATGATGGCCGACTGGGCCGAAGACGATGCCAAGCTGTTCGGCTGGCGTGAAGAGACCGGCAAGTCCGCCTTCGAGAATGCCCCTGCCTATGCCGGCAAGATCGCCGAGCAGGAGTACTTCGACAACGGCGTGGTCATGGTGGCCATGGTCAAGGCGGGTGTCGAGCTGGCGTTCGAAACCATGGTGGCCTCCGGCATCTATGAAGAGTCCGCCTACTACGAATCCCTGCACGAGTTGCCGCTGATCGCCAACACAGTCGCTCGCAAGCGTCTGTACGAGATGAACGTGGTCATCTCCGACACCGCCGAGTACGGCAACTACCTGTTCGCCAACGCCGCCGTGCCGCTGCTGCGCGAGCACTTTATGCCGACCCTTCAGGCTGGTGATCTGGGCAGTGCCCGTGCCGAGAGCAAAGCCGTGGACAACCTGGCGCTGCTGGCCGCCAACGAGGCGACCCGCAATCACCCCATCGAGAAGATCGGCCAGACCCTGCGCGGCTACATGAAAGACATGAAGCGTATCGCCGTCGGCGGTTAA
- the dut gene encoding dUTP diphosphatase translates to MTTQIELKILDARIGTDFPLPAYATPGSAGMDLRALLDAPITLAPGDTTLVPTGLAIHIQDPGLCATILPRSGLGHKHGIVLGNLVGLIDSDYQGQLMVSVWNRGNDSFTMQPGERIAQLVILPVVQASFQLVDEFNQSERGEGGFGSSGRQ, encoded by the coding sequence ATGACGACACAAATTGAACTGAAAATCCTGGATGCCCGCATCGGCACCGACTTCCCGCTGCCTGCCTACGCCACCCCGGGTTCCGCCGGCATGGATCTGCGCGCCCTGCTGGATGCACCGATCACGCTGGCACCGGGCGACACCACCCTGGTGCCGACCGGGCTCGCCATCCACATTCAGGATCCGGGTCTGTGCGCCACCATCCTGCCCCGCTCCGGCCTGGGTCATAAGCACGGCATAGTGCTCGGCAACCTGGTCGGTCTCATCGATTCCGACTACCAGGGCCAGCTGATGGTCTCGGTCTGGAATCGCGGCAACGACAGCTTCACCATGCAACCAGGGGAGCGCATCGCCCAGCTGGTGATCCTGCCCGTGGTGCAGGCCAGCTTCCAGCTGGTCGACGAATTCAATCAGAGTGAACGGGGTGAAGGCGGGTTTGGTTCTTCTGGTCGCCAATAA
- the coaBC gene encoding bifunctional phosphopantothenoylcysteine decarboxylase/phosphopantothenate--cysteine ligase CoaBC has product MRLADKRILLGVSGGIAAYKSAELVRRLKDQGAEVRVVMTRSAKEFITPLTLQAVSGHPVADSLLDPAAEAGMGHIELAKWADLVLIAPASANLMARMAAGMADELLTTLCLATPATVALAPAMNQQMYRNAATQANLDTLASRGILLWGPDSGSQACGDVGPGRMLDPLDLVERCCQQLTAEPLLAGVKLLLTAGPTREALDPVRYISNHSSGKMGYAIARAAREAGAEVTLVSGPVALATPQGIERVDVESALQMHQAVMSRVHECDLFIGCAAVADYRPAQVASQKIKKTGDNDQMALSLVKNPDIIAAVGALSDKPFTVGFAAETVDVEQYALDKLRRKRLDMIAANDVSRAGQGFNADDNALTVFWQGGQAALPLADKLTLARHLVALIARHYRP; this is encoded by the coding sequence ATGAGATTGGCCGATAAACGCATCCTGTTGGGTGTCAGTGGCGGGATCGCCGCCTACAAGAGTGCCGAGCTGGTACGCCGCCTGAAAGATCAGGGTGCCGAGGTAAGGGTGGTGATGACCCGCTCCGCCAAGGAGTTCATCACTCCCCTGACCCTGCAGGCCGTCTCCGGCCACCCGGTCGCCGACAGCCTGCTGGACCCGGCCGCCGAGGCGGGCATGGGCCACATCGAGCTGGCCAAGTGGGCGGATCTGGTGCTGATCGCCCCCGCCAGTGCCAACCTGATGGCGCGCATGGCCGCCGGCATGGCGGACGAGCTGCTGACCACCCTCTGTCTGGCCACCCCGGCAACAGTGGCGCTGGCCCCGGCCATGAACCAGCAGATGTATCGCAACGCCGCCACCCAGGCCAATCTCGATACCCTGGCCAGCCGCGGCATTCTGCTGTGGGGGCCGGACTCCGGCAGCCAGGCCTGCGGTGACGTGGGTCCGGGCCGGATGCTGGATCCCCTGGACTTGGTGGAGCGCTGCTGCCAGCAGCTGACTGCCGAGCCTCTGCTGGCGGGGGTCAAACTGCTGCTCACCGCAGGGCCGACCCGAGAGGCGCTGGATCCGGTGCGCTACATCAGCAACCACAGCTCCGGCAAGATGGGTTACGCCATCGCCCGCGCCGCCCGCGAGGCGGGTGCCGAGGTGACGCTGGTGAGCGGCCCGGTCGCCCTGGCCACGCCCCAGGGGATTGAGCGGGTCGACGTGGAAAGCGCCCTGCAGATGCACCAGGCGGTGATGAGCCGGGTTCATGAGTGCGATCTCTTCATCGGCTGCGCCGCCGTGGCGGACTACCGCCCGGCCCAGGTCGCCAGCCAGAAGATCAAGAAGACAGGTGACAACGACCAGATGGCGCTGAGCCTGGTCAAGAATCCCGACATCATCGCCGCCGTGGGCGCACTGTCAGACAAGCCCTTCACCGTCGGATTTGCCGCCGAAACCGTGGATGTGGAACAATACGCCCTCGACAAACTGCGACGTAAGCGGCTGGACATGATCGCCGCCAACGATGTGTCCCGCGCGGGCCAAGGCTTCAATGCCGATGACAACGCCCTGACCGTCTTCTGGCAAGGGGGTCAGGCCGCCCTGCCCCTGGCCGACAAGCTGACGCTGGCTCGTCATCTTGTCGCCCTGATTGCACGCCACTATCGACCCTGA
- the slmA gene encoding nucleoid occlusion factor SlmA, producing the protein MASSNQKQSRRDQILQALAHMLETSPGQRITTARLAAEVGVSEAALYRHFPSKARMFEGLIDFIEDSLLSRVNLIMAEEKDTMARCHHILQLLLVFAERNPGITRILNGDALLGEHDRLRDRISALFDKLETQLKQALREKRLREGQGFQLDETMLANLLLAYAEGRISQFVRSEFKLKPTAGFEDQWQFMRSQLLQS; encoded by the coding sequence ATGGCAAGCAGTAACCAGAAACAGAGTCGGCGCGATCAGATCCTGCAGGCACTCGCCCATATGCTGGAAACCAGTCCGGGTCAGCGCATCACCACGGCGCGCCTCGCGGCCGAGGTGGGTGTGTCCGAGGCGGCCCTCTATCGACACTTTCCGAGCAAGGCGCGGATGTTCGAGGGGCTGATCGACTTTATCGAGGATTCCCTGCTGTCACGGGTCAACCTGATCATGGCCGAAGAGAAGGACACCATGGCCCGCTGCCACCATATACTGCAGCTGCTGCTGGTGTTCGCCGAGCGCAATCCCGGCATCACCCGCATCCTCAACGGCGATGCCCTGCTGGGCGAGCACGATCGGCTGCGGGATCGCATCAGCGCCCTGTTTGACAAGCTGGAGACCCAGCTCAAGCAGGCGCTGAGGGAGAAGCGGCTGCGGGAAGGCCAGGGCTTCCAGCTCGATGAGACCATGCTGGCCAACCTGTTGCTGGCCTATGCCGAGGGACGGATCAGCCAGTTCGTCCGTTCCGAGTTCAAGCTCAAGCCCACCGCCGGGTTCGAGGATCAGTGGCAGTTTATGCGCAGCCAACTGCTGCAAAGCTGA
- the pgi gene encoding glucose-6-phosphate isomerase — protein MKNINPTQTQAWQALEAHFAANKETRLKDLFAQDPQRFDKFSLTYQGDILVDYSKNLITEETLKLLIDLAKETDLRSAIDAMFNGDKINMTEGRAVLHVALRNRSDRPIECDGKDVMPEVKAVLAKMKGFCEKIISGEWKGYTGKAIQHVVNIGIGGSDLGPVMITEALRPYKNHLQMHFVSNVDGTHIAETLKKIDPETTLFLVASKTFTTQETMTNALTARDWFIDIAGDKAHVAKHFAALSTNGKAVAEFGIDTDNMFEFWDWVGGRYSSWSAIGMPIALSVGFDNFEALLQGAFEMDMHFATASYEQNVPVLLALIGLWYNNFHGAESEAILPYDQYMHRFPAYFQQGNMESNGKYVDRNGNKVDYQTGPIIWGEPGTNGQHAFYQLIHQGTKLIPCDFLAPAISHNPIGDHHPKLLANFFAQTEALAFGKSKEQVEAEFLAAGKTLEQVKDLVPFKVFEGNCPTNSILFKSLTPKTLGALIAMYEHKIFVQGAIWNIFSFDQWGVELGKQLANKILPELGNNEAVTSHDCSTNGLINTWKAWKA, from the coding sequence ATGAAAAACATCAATCCAACCCAGACCCAGGCCTGGCAGGCACTGGAAGCCCACTTTGCAGCGAACAAAGAGACCCGGCTGAAAGATCTGTTCGCCCAGGATCCCCAGCGTTTCGACAAGTTCTCCCTCACCTATCAAGGCGACATCCTGGTCGACTACTCCAAGAACCTGATCACCGAGGAGACTCTCAAGCTGCTCATTGATCTGGCCAAAGAGACCGATCTGCGCAGCGCCATCGATGCCATGTTCAATGGCGACAAGATCAACATGACCGAGGGCCGCGCCGTGCTGCACGTGGCCCTGCGCAACCGCTCCGACCGCCCCATCGAGTGCGACGGCAAGGACGTGATGCCGGAAGTGAAGGCCGTGCTGGCCAAGATGAAGGGCTTCTGCGAGAAGATCATTTCCGGCGAGTGGAAGGGCTACACCGGCAAGGCGATCCAGCACGTGGTCAACATCGGCATCGGCGGTTCCGATCTGGGCCCTGTGATGATCACCGAGGCGCTGCGCCCCTACAAAAACCACCTGCAGATGCACTTCGTCTCCAACGTCGATGGCACCCACATCGCCGAGACCCTGAAGAAGATCGATCCGGAAACCACCCTGTTCCTGGTGGCCTCCAAGACCTTCACCACTCAGGAGACCATGACCAACGCCCTGACCGCCCGCGACTGGTTCATCGACATCGCCGGTGACAAGGCCCACGTTGCCAAGCACTTCGCTGCGCTCTCCACCAACGGCAAGGCCGTGGCCGAGTTCGGCATCGACACCGACAACATGTTCGAGTTCTGGGACTGGGTTGGCGGCCGTTACTCCTCCTGGTCTGCCATCGGCATGCCTATCGCCCTGTCCGTCGGTTTCGACAACTTCGAAGCCCTGCTGCAAGGCGCCTTCGAGATGGACATGCACTTCGCCACTGCCTCCTATGAGCAGAACGTGCCGGTGCTGCTGGCGCTGATCGGCCTCTGGTACAACAACTTCCATGGTGCCGAGTCCGAAGCCATTCTGCCGTACGATCAGTACATGCACCGCTTCCCTGCCTACTTCCAGCAAGGCAACATGGAATCCAACGGCAAGTACGTGGATCGCAACGGCAACAAGGTCGACTACCAGACCGGCCCCATCATCTGGGGTGAGCCGGGCACCAACGGCCAGCACGCCTTCTACCAGCTGATCCACCAGGGCACCAAGCTGATCCCCTGCGACTTCCTGGCGCCGGCCATCAGCCACAACCCGATCGGTGACCACCATCCGAAGCTGCTGGCCAACTTCTTCGCCCAGACCGAAGCGCTGGCCTTCGGCAAGAGCAAGGAGCAGGTCGAGGCCGAGTTCCTGGCTGCAGGCAAGACGCTGGAACAGGTCAAGGATCTGGTGCCGTTCAAGGTATTCGAAGGCAACTGCCCGACCAACTCCATCCTGTTCAAGAGCCTGACCCCGAAGACCCTGGGTGCCCTGATCGCCATGTACGAGCACAAGATCTTCGTACAGGGCGCAATCTGGAACATCTTCAGCTTCGACCAGTGGGGCGTGGAGCTGGGCAAACAGCTGGCCAACAAGATACTGCCGGAGCTGGGCAACAACGAGGCTGTCACCAGCCACGACTGCTCCACCAATGGCCTTATCAACACCTGGAAAGCGTGGAAAGCCTGA
- the ilvY gene encoding HTH-type transcriptional activator IlvY encodes MDLRNLELFLHLADSLHFGKSADAMAVSPSTLSRAIQRLEQETGCVLFERDNRSVRLTPAGEKLREFGGSLLQEWRRLKQELRRSDEPLQGRLRVFCSVTASYFLLPEVLERFRRRYPQLEIKLETGDPALAVDKILADEADLAIAARPDALSAKLEFASLQQVPLVFIAPRAAPQSSQWFSQGEPDWERLPLILSEQGLARKRCDQWFRNKGIAPNIYAEVAGNEGIVAMVALGFGVGLVPAAVIDHSPMGDKVRIVDPKPALKPFDVGIAVLKKRLEEPLIRAFWDTARGQGGLR; translated from the coding sequence ATGGACCTTCGTAATCTCGAACTGTTTCTCCACCTCGCCGACTCCCTCCACTTCGGCAAGAGCGCCGATGCCATGGCGGTCAGCCCCTCCACCCTGAGCCGCGCCATCCAGCGGCTGGAGCAGGAGACCGGCTGCGTGCTGTTCGAGCGGGACAACCGCAGCGTGCGGCTCACCCCGGCGGGAGAGAAGCTGCGGGAGTTCGGTGGCAGCCTGCTGCAGGAGTGGCGACGGCTCAAGCAGGAACTCAGGCGCAGCGACGAGCCGTTGCAGGGCCGGCTGCGGGTGTTCTGCTCGGTCACTGCCAGCTACTTCCTGCTGCCCGAGGTGCTGGAGCGCTTTCGTCGCCGCTACCCCCAACTCGAGATCAAGCTCGAGACCGGCGACCCCGCCCTGGCGGTAGACAAGATCCTGGCCGACGAGGCCGATCTCGCCATCGCCGCCAGGCCGGATGCGCTCTCCGCCAAGCTGGAGTTCGCCAGTCTGCAACAGGTGCCGCTGGTGTTCATCGCCCCCCGGGCCGCACCGCAATCGAGCCAGTGGTTCTCGCAGGGAGAGCCCGACTGGGAGCGGCTGCCGCTCATCCTCTCGGAGCAGGGGCTGGCCCGCAAACGCTGTGATCAGTGGTTTCGCAACAAGGGCATAGCCCCCAACATCTATGCCGAAGTGGCGGGCAACGAGGGCATAGTCGCCATGGTGGCCCTCGGCTTCGGCGTAGGCCTGGTGCCTGCTGCCGTGATCGACCACAGCCCCATGGGGGACAAGGTGCGCATCGTCGACCCCAAGCCTGCCCTCAAGCCGTTCGATGTCGGCATCGCCGTGCTCAAGAAGCGGCTGGAAGAGCCGCTGATCCGCGCCTTCTGGGACACGGCCCGCGGTCAGGGAGGACTGCGCTGA
- a CDS encoding mechanosensitive ion channel domain-containing protein yields the protein MEPEIITEAQTWLVNNQGLIIEYAVNIAAALLTLLVGYIAANILSGGVVRVMQTRKLDATVTHFVGSILKYTILVFVVIAALGRVGVQTASFVAIIGAAGLAIGLALQGSLSNFAAGFLLIIFRPIKAGEFIEVAGTNGVVQSVQLFTTTLTSGDNKMVVVPNSAILNGTIVNYSRMETRRVDMTFGIGYGSDLRKAKQILERLVNEDPRILKDPEAVIAVAALADSSVNIVVRPWVKTGDYWGVWFDFHEKVKLAFDAEGVEIPFPQMVMHMQKTQA from the coding sequence ATGGAACCCGAGATCATTACCGAAGCGCAGACCTGGCTGGTCAACAACCAGGGGCTGATCATCGAGTACGCGGTCAACATCGCTGCCGCCCTGCTCACCCTGCTGGTCGGTTACATCGCCGCCAATATTCTCAGCGGTGGCGTGGTCAGAGTGATGCAGACCCGCAAGCTGGATGCCACCGTCACCCACTTCGTCGGCAGCATTCTCAAGTACACCATTCTGGTGTTCGTGGTGATAGCGGCCCTTGGCCGGGTCGGGGTGCAGACTGCCTCCTTCGTCGCCATCATAGGTGCCGCCGGTCTGGCCATAGGCCTGGCGCTGCAGGGGTCCCTCTCCAACTTCGCCGCCGGTTTCCTGCTGATCATCTTCCGCCCCATCAAGGCGGGCGAGTTTATTGAGGTCGCGGGCACCAATGGCGTGGTGCAATCCGTCCAGCTGTTCACCACCACCCTCACCTCCGGTGACAACAAGATGGTGGTGGTGCCGAACTCCGCCATCCTCAACGGCACCATTGTCAACTACTCGCGCATGGAGACCCGCCGGGTCGACATGACCTTCGGCATCGGCTACGGCTCTGACCTGCGCAAAGCCAAGCAGATCCTGGAGCGACTGGTGAACGAGGACCCACGCATCCTGAAAGATCCGGAAGCCGTCATCGCCGTCGCCGCCCTGGCCGACTCCTCGGTCAACATAGTGGTGCGCCCCTGGGTCAAGACGGGCGATTACTGGGGTGTCTGGTTCGACTTCCACGAGAAGGTGAAGCTGGCCTTCGATGCCGAGGGCGTCGAGATCCCCTTCCCCCAGATGGTCATGCACATGCAGAAGACCCAGGCCTGA